Proteins from a genomic interval of Harpia harpyja isolate bHarHar1 chromosome 7, bHarHar1 primary haplotype, whole genome shotgun sequence:
- the CASP9 gene encoding caspase-9 has protein sequence MEEAQRRALRRGRARLVAALRVAPLWDPLEDRGLFTRPMVEELQSAGSRGEQARQLVIDLETRGKRAFPVFLSILRDTGQGDLADMLIEECECPPAPPQLVDPRPVELDLCGEKHRKNVSFPERLSIPVQAESERPQTPPAPARGLAVDKRNRDLVYELKADPCGHCLIINNVNFHRDSDLLTRGGSDVDCRKLEKRFKALRFDVLTRRDLEAKAMVSELRKLARQDHRALDCCVVVILSHGCQMSHIQFPGGIYGTDGKPVPVEEIVNYFNGSNCPSLRGKPKLFFIQACGGEQRDRGFVVDCDSPGDDAPRGSLESDATPFQALSGNMDEPDAVASLPTPSDILVSYSTFPGFVSWRETSRGSWYVEMLDSVLEQYAHSEHLLNMLLRVADAVSAKGQYKQMPGCFNFLRKKFFFACK, from the exons ATGGAGGAGGCGCAGCGGCGGGCCCTgcggcgcgggcgggcgcggcTGGTGGCGGCGCTGCGGGTGGCGCCGCTCTGGGACCCGCTGGAGGACCGCGGCCTCTTCACCCGGCCCATGGTCGAGGAGCTGCAG agcGCCGGCAGCCGAGGAGAGCAAGCCCGGCAGCTGGTCATCGACCTGGAGACTCGAGGGAAACGGGCTTTTCCTGTGTTCCTCTCCATCCTGCGGGACACCGGGCAGGGCGACCTCGCGGACATGCTGATCGAGGAGTGCGAATGCCCACCGGCACCACCGCAGCTGGTAGACCCAAGGCCTGTCGAGCTGGACTTATGTGGGGAAAAGCATCGTAAAA ATGTGAGCTTTCCTGAACGTTTGTCTATCCCAGTCCAAGCCGAGAGTGAAAGACCTCAAACGCCTCCCGCGCCAGCCCGGG GTTTGGCTGTTGACAAGAGGAACCGCGATCTG GTTTATGAGCTGAAAGCGGACCCGTGCGGACACTGCCTGATCATCAACAACGTCAACTTCCATAGAGACTCGGATCTGTTGACTCGAGGCGGCTCCGATGTGGACTGCAGGAAGCTGGAGAAGCGCTTCAAGGCCTTGCGCTTCGATGTCCTGACTCGGCGGgatctggaagctaag GCAATGGTTTCTGAGCTGCGGAAGCTGGCGCGGCAGGACCACAGGGCCTTGGACTGCTGCGTCGTGGTCATCCTTTCCCATGGTTGTCAG ATGAGCCATATTCAGTTTCCCGGAGGCATTTATGGCACAGATGGAAAACCCGTTCCAGTGGAGGAGATTGTGAACTATTTCAATGGGTCCAATTGCCCGAGTTTGAGAGGAAAACCCAAACTCTTCTTCATCCAGGCCTGTGGTGGAG AACAAAGAGATCGAGGCTTTGTAGTGGATTGCGATTCGCCTGGAGACGATGCTCCCAGAGGTTCTCTGGAGTCGGACGCGACTCCTTTTCAAGCTCTGTCGGGTAATATGGATGAGCCGGACGCTGTAGCCAGTTTGCCCACGCCCAGCGACATCTTGGTCTCCTACTCGACTTTTCCAG GTTTTGTCTCCTGGAGGGAGACGTCGAGAGGCTCGTGGTATGTGGAAATGCTGGACAGCGTGCTGGAGCAATACGCCCATTCGGAACACCTGCTCAACATGTTACTGCGG GTGGCAGATGCCGTCTCTGCCAAGGGGCAGTACAAGCAGATGCCGGGCTGTTTCAACTTCCTCCGTAAAAAATTCTTCTTCGCCTGCAAATGA